The Nomia melanderi isolate GNS246 chromosome 7, iyNomMela1, whole genome shotgun sequence genome includes a window with the following:
- the LOC116424933 gene encoding L-lactate dehydrogenase isoform X2, with translation MNKWGLFVHLINAARRRVQHRTSATFCNRASKVSLRISSRCSGMEESVVSVKYESDVERDSCDEEDKVPITTTTKNALITTQLGPCDVYPHRVKVSIVGIGKIGMACAIAILMRRLASEVCLIDHDANKASAEAEDIQHAGVFLGSPLVTGTSDISMVKESAVVIISACESAPGEEPNVKHNFKMFKTIIPGIARFACKSVLLVVTQPTDVMSYITWKLSGFPSNRVLGTGTLLDSARLQDFISRRLNVARSSVSCMTIGAQGNMAVPVWSNVHVGGMKLRDINPRIGEEDDPEKCGKQLDEKKGLNCWGHALCTAEIVDAIVRNTKVVLPASTHIHSCAHGTDKDVYMSVPCVIGREGVYCTVRQKLTEPEKSAVQTCADSIRGVLRECGILQDSQNDSEE, from the exons GTGCAGCGGGATGGAAGAGTCAGTCGTTTCGGTGAAGTACGAGTCCGACGTTGAGCGCGACTCATGTGACGAG GAAGACAAAGTGCCGATCACGACCACCACGAAGAACGCGTTGATAACGACCCAGCTGGGCCCATGCGACGTCTATCCGCATCGCGTCAAAGTCTCGATCGTGGGTATAGGGAAGATCGGAATGGCCTGTGCCATCGCGATCCTGATGAGA AGGTTGGCGAGCGAGGTCTGCCTGATCGACCACGACGCGAACAAGGCTTCCGCCGAGGCCGAAGACATTCAGCACGCGGGCGTTTTTTTGGGAAGTCCTCTAGTAACTGGCACGTCAG ATATTAGCATGGTGAAGGAATCGGCGGTGGTGATAATTAGCGCGTGCGAATCGGCGCCCGGCGAAGAGCCGAACGTAAAGCATAACTTCAAGATGTTCAAGACTATCATACCCGGCATAGCAAGATTCGCCTGCAAGTCGGTGTTGCTGGTTGTAACGCAGCCGACGGATGTAATGTCTTACATCACTTGGAAACTTTCGGGGTTTCCTTCTAATCGCGTCCTCGGCACAGGGACTTTGCTAGATAGCGCTAGGCTACAAGATTTTATCAGTAGGCGGCTGAACGTCGCCCGAAGCTCCGTTAGTTGTATGACGATTGGGGCTCAAGGAAATATGGCAG TACCTGTATGGTCGAATGTCCACGTGGGGGGTATGAAGCTCCGTGATATTAACCCCAGAATCGGGGAAGAAGATGACCCCGAAAAATG TGGCAAGCAACTTGACGAAAAGAAGGGGTTGAACTGTTGGGGCCATGCTCTTTGTACGGCCGAAATCGTCGACGCCATTGTTAGGAACACTAAAGTTGTTCTGCCAGCATCGACGCACATACAT AGCTGCGCCCACGGCACGGACAAGGACGTGTACATGTCGGTGCCCTGTGTGATCGGACGGGAAGGTGTGTATTGCACTGTTAGACAGAAGCTGACCGAACCAGAGAAGTCCGCGGTGCAGACGTGCGCCGACAGTATTCGAGGCGTACTACGGGAATGCGGCATTCTCCAGGACTCGCAAAACGATAGCGAGGAGTGA
- the LOC116424933 gene encoding L-lactate dehydrogenase isoform X1, translated as MNKWGLFVHLINAARRRVQHRTSATFCNRASKVSLRISSRCSGMEESVVSVKYESDVERDSCDEEDKVPITTTTKNALITTQLGPCDVYPHRVKVSIVGIGKIGMACAIAILMRRLASEVCLIDHDANKASAEAEDIQHAGVFLGSPLVTGTSDISMVKESAVVIISACESAPGEEPNVKHNFKMFKTIIPGIARFACKSVLLVVTQPTDVMSYITWKLSGFPSNRVLGTGTLLDSARLQDFISRRLNVARSSVSCMTIGAQGNMAVPVWSNVHVGGMKLRDINPRIGEEDDPEKWYEINEAMKNSGKQLDEKKGLNCWGHALCTAEIVDAIVRNTKVVLPASTHIHSCAHGTDKDVYMSVPCVIGREGVYCTVRQKLTEPEKSAVQTCADSIRGVLRECGILQDSQNDSEE; from the exons GTGCAGCGGGATGGAAGAGTCAGTCGTTTCGGTGAAGTACGAGTCCGACGTTGAGCGCGACTCATGTGACGAG GAAGACAAAGTGCCGATCACGACCACCACGAAGAACGCGTTGATAACGACCCAGCTGGGCCCATGCGACGTCTATCCGCATCGCGTCAAAGTCTCGATCGTGGGTATAGGGAAGATCGGAATGGCCTGTGCCATCGCGATCCTGATGAGA AGGTTGGCGAGCGAGGTCTGCCTGATCGACCACGACGCGAACAAGGCTTCCGCCGAGGCCGAAGACATTCAGCACGCGGGCGTTTTTTTGGGAAGTCCTCTAGTAACTGGCACGTCAG ATATTAGCATGGTGAAGGAATCGGCGGTGGTGATAATTAGCGCGTGCGAATCGGCGCCCGGCGAAGAGCCGAACGTAAAGCATAACTTCAAGATGTTCAAGACTATCATACCCGGCATAGCAAGATTCGCCTGCAAGTCGGTGTTGCTGGTTGTAACGCAGCCGACGGATGTAATGTCTTACATCACTTGGAAACTTTCGGGGTTTCCTTCTAATCGCGTCCTCGGCACAGGGACTTTGCTAGATAGCGCTAGGCTACAAGATTTTATCAGTAGGCGGCTGAACGTCGCCCGAAGCTCCGTTAGTTGTATGACGATTGGGGCTCAAGGAAATATGGCAG TACCTGTATGGTCGAATGTCCACGTGGGGGGTATGAAGCTCCGTGATATTAACCCCAGAATCGGGGAAGAAGATGACCCCGAAAAATGGTACGAAATTAACGAGGCCATGAAAAACAG TGGCAAGCAACTTGACGAAAAGAAGGGGTTGAACTGTTGGGGCCATGCTCTTTGTACGGCCGAAATCGTCGACGCCATTGTTAGGAACACTAAAGTTGTTCTGCCAGCATCGACGCACATACAT AGCTGCGCCCACGGCACGGACAAGGACGTGTACATGTCGGTGCCCTGTGTGATCGGACGGGAAGGTGTGTATTGCACTGTTAGACAGAAGCTGACCGAACCAGAGAAGTCCGCGGTGCAGACGTGCGCCGACAGTATTCGAGGCGTACTACGGGAATGCGGCATTCTCCAGGACTCGCAAAACGATAGCGAGGAGTGA
- the LOC116424933 gene encoding L-lactate dehydrogenase isoform X3 — MEESVVSVKYESDVERDSCDEEDKVPITTTTKNALITTQLGPCDVYPHRVKVSIVGIGKIGMACAIAILMRRLASEVCLIDHDANKASAEAEDIQHAGVFLGSPLVTGTSDISMVKESAVVIISACESAPGEEPNVKHNFKMFKTIIPGIARFACKSVLLVVTQPTDVMSYITWKLSGFPSNRVLGTGTLLDSARLQDFISRRLNVARSSVSCMTIGAQGNMAVPVWSNVHVGGMKLRDINPRIGEEDDPEKWYEINEAMKNSGKQLDEKKGLNCWGHALCTAEIVDAIVRNTKVVLPASTHIHSCAHGTDKDVYMSVPCVIGREGVYCTVRQKLTEPEKSAVQTCADSIRGVLRECGILQDSQNDSEE, encoded by the exons ATGGAAGAGTCAGTCGTTTCGGTGAAGTACGAGTCCGACGTTGAGCGCGACTCATGTGACGAG GAAGACAAAGTGCCGATCACGACCACCACGAAGAACGCGTTGATAACGACCCAGCTGGGCCCATGCGACGTCTATCCGCATCGCGTCAAAGTCTCGATCGTGGGTATAGGGAAGATCGGAATGGCCTGTGCCATCGCGATCCTGATGAGA AGGTTGGCGAGCGAGGTCTGCCTGATCGACCACGACGCGAACAAGGCTTCCGCCGAGGCCGAAGACATTCAGCACGCGGGCGTTTTTTTGGGAAGTCCTCTAGTAACTGGCACGTCAG ATATTAGCATGGTGAAGGAATCGGCGGTGGTGATAATTAGCGCGTGCGAATCGGCGCCCGGCGAAGAGCCGAACGTAAAGCATAACTTCAAGATGTTCAAGACTATCATACCCGGCATAGCAAGATTCGCCTGCAAGTCGGTGTTGCTGGTTGTAACGCAGCCGACGGATGTAATGTCTTACATCACTTGGAAACTTTCGGGGTTTCCTTCTAATCGCGTCCTCGGCACAGGGACTTTGCTAGATAGCGCTAGGCTACAAGATTTTATCAGTAGGCGGCTGAACGTCGCCCGAAGCTCCGTTAGTTGTATGACGATTGGGGCTCAAGGAAATATGGCAG TACCTGTATGGTCGAATGTCCACGTGGGGGGTATGAAGCTCCGTGATATTAACCCCAGAATCGGGGAAGAAGATGACCCCGAAAAATGGTACGAAATTAACGAGGCCATGAAAAACAG TGGCAAGCAACTTGACGAAAAGAAGGGGTTGAACTGTTGGGGCCATGCTCTTTGTACGGCCGAAATCGTCGACGCCATTGTTAGGAACACTAAAGTTGTTCTGCCAGCATCGACGCACATACAT AGCTGCGCCCACGGCACGGACAAGGACGTGTACATGTCGGTGCCCTGTGTGATCGGACGGGAAGGTGTGTATTGCACTGTTAGACAGAAGCTGACCGAACCAGAGAAGTCCGCGGTGCAGACGTGCGCCGACAGTATTCGAGGCGTACTACGGGAATGCGGCATTCTCCAGGACTCGCAAAACGATAGCGAGGAGTGA